Genomic window (Culex pipiens pallens isolate TS chromosome 3, TS_CPP_V2, whole genome shotgun sequence):
agaaaaaaaaaattacaatctcTGCAGAAAACAATAAGTTTAACAATCTCTGCAGAAAAATAGCAAAGAAATTTCGTTATAACTTTGCCCAACATCCCCTAAAAACCTAAATCGAAGCATTCCACGACGACTGGCATCACTCCGCCAAACGTCAGCTCTTCAAGCAAGATCGCGAAATTCAACATCAAAACACGCGTGTGACCAACCGCAAGCGGCAGTGAAAATCTGAATCATGGTCCAGATCGAAGAATCCAAAATCGCCGACATCGGCCGCGTCCTCAACGACAAGGACCGCCCACTGAAAGAGCGTTTCCGGGCGCTCTTCACGCTGAAGAACATCGGCGGACCGTCGGCACTGGCGAGCATCGAAAGCTGCTTCGACGATGAATCCGCACTGCTGAAGCACGAGCTGGCTTACTGCCTGGGCCAGATGCAGGACCGGGCGGCGATCCCGATACTGGCCAAGGTGCTCGAGGACGTCAAGCAGGAACCGATGGTGCGGCATGAGGCTGGTGAGTTGGTTCTGGACTTCTTGAACGCGTGAAAtggtttgaaaattgttgatttttttttagcggAAGCTTTAGGGGCTATCGGAGCATCGGAGGTTGAGGACATCCTGGTCAAGTATTCAAAGGATCCCGTAGTGGAAGTGGCGGAAACGTGTGAAATCGCCCTGGGACGCGTACGTTGGCTACAGAACAAGGAGCAGGGCTTTGTCGATAACAACCCGTACGCGTCGGTTGATCCCACGCCACCGGCCGTTACAAACAGCGTGGAGGAACTGCAGCGAACGCTGTTGGACGAGACGGAGTCGCTGTTTAACCGGTATCGTGCCATGTTCAGTTTGAGAAATTTGCGAACGCAAGAATCGGTCCTGGCGCTGGCTTCCGGGCTGAAGGGCAAAAGTGCACTGTTCCGTCACGAGGTTGCCTTCGTGCTGGGCCAACTTCAGGAGGAGTGTAGCATACCGTTTCTGGCGGAAAACCTGCGCGACGCGTCGGAGAACGAAATGGTCCGGCACGAGTGTGCCGAGGCGTTGGGAGCGATAGCCACCGAGGAGTGCACCAAGATTTTGAACGAGTATCTGGCCGACGAGAAGCGCGTCGTCAAGGAAAGCTGCGAGGTGGCGCTGGACATGTGTGAGTACGAGAACAGTCCCGAGTTCCAGTACGCGGACACGCTGACGAAGGTGTCGCACTGAAGTGCGcgtttgttattatttacaGAGAATGGATTGTGATTCCGGAGAATACAGACACTGATGGAACGTTTAAGCCCGAAGAGTATATATTTTATCTTGTCCGTGGATAAGCAAATATCACAATCACAATTTGAAAAGAAGAAACAGCGCTACACAGCTAGAAACATGGAGTTGATTCATCAAAAGCCATAAAACACGTAGATAAAGCTCTTCACTTCTTCTTGGAGCGCCTCTTGGAAGAACCCTTGGGCACTTCCAGCGAGGCGCCCTCGATTTCCTCTTTCAATTCGGAGGCTTCGATTTTGTTCTTGGCCTCCAGGTAGAACATGAGATCACGTACTTGCTCTTTCAGCTCGGTTACCTCCTGCTCCTTTTCGGTGCACTTTTTCTCCAGCGCCGAAAATTTGCTCTGCCAGGAAGATTGGTTTGCTTGGAGAGTTTTGCCAAACTGTTGCTCCTCGGACAGCTCTTTCATGACGGTGGTCATCCTATGGGGGAAGCGTTTAGTTAGATCTAACTCTGTGGAAAAGTGGTGATTTTTGAACTCGATCGTAATAGTATTTCgctcgtaatttgtcgatagtaAATTGGGAACCATCCTTAAATCAcgcggacacttttttgaaaatcttagaaCGTCAGACAAATCAAACACACCGCATTGATTATTCTGAGGTGTTTCCCGACGAAAAacttaataatattaaatacaacATAAAGATTAATGTAAAACATGGCAATTTTGCCGAGCAGATTTACAACAAAAGtttcgtaatttctcgatctacTATTAACAAATTACGACGGATATTTGagagttacggaaattgctttccgcataattcgacgccaacatttcaaaaagcatcatgtacaaaccatgcgttttgagaaaaacgcatttgaatgttgagcatccattttcaattcctatttgaATATAAATGgcaaataagatgttctaatgataacaaacgatgaaaaacgttgcttttattgatacttgatcatccaaattcaataaaacattatttccgtcgttttatttgagaaaaaaacaaacataacttcttttgaaatcaccaacgtctatatcaccctgctgtcattgagggggacgctttgttatgtttcgttttttttcgccgaatgtacatggcgctttgttcatggtgcttttttttcgtcacgaggttcatgtagtcttttgtttgacaggttgacagggctatataaacagggactgctgatggcagagattttgtttatgttactttatttaaaatcatgattaaacagactttactgaagtaacttttgctcatttttggtggagaggtagcttattagaagtactttcagattatgcaataacccagaaagtgtcaaaatgttcatgatgccttttgaaatgttaccgtcgaatttcTCGATCTACTATTAAAATTACGACGGACATTTGACAAAATCTCGATACGTGTGCTAACCCTGTTAAAACATTTCAACTTCTTCAAAAATGTCAGAATtactgaattttttgaaatttttaaataagtttcgaACACATATCGAGATTTTCTCAAATGTCAAGATGTCAAAAcgttcaagaattttaaaaattttaacataattaaaattaattaaaaaaaattgagctttaaatttttggaaaagatttaaaattttgaatttatttgttaagctatttcaaaatctctaaacattttaaatttttaaaagtttaaaaaaaccaaaaaataataatttctaaaattacgaaatttcaagaaaaaaatcagaatttaaaaaaaaactacccccATCCTCCTTCAAAaatggcccaaaaaatcagggggcaaaaaaaaacattaaaaaaattaaattgaaatttaagtgcaatcagctgaagtcaattgggtcctaaaatgaagcttagattgctggtattattgtttacagcgataaagcttatttttctgagtacaatgaccctttgtacgaccacaaagagtttaaaatggatttttaaatcaattttgaaaaattaacgtcgcggtccttcttgacagaaaagctcctacttgacagctcgttccaaggggaccatagttgatctatcgaaaaaatgttgtcctgccaaaaaaaatttttgcattaaaatgaaaaaaagttatcagaaatgggttttaatcgtgttttttaccgttgtacataaaaattgacatagggctttagtacccaatttacaaTGCATTCGCctgtgtttagaatcattttagcatgtttaggttgatttgaaaatttaagaatttatttttgaaattgtcgatgtattttttaaacgaaattgaattttatattaaattttaatagcttcgttttctttcaatttctttaattatttgatttttttatttttattttgatgctatttttttttaattttagatttttaattttttttattatagtgatttttaaaaaactgcaaaaaatcaaatttcaaccgTTCGAAATTTGGaatctctgatttttttaatgtttcaacattttgGAATTTGCTGAtaaaaggggccatccataaaccaagtggcCAATAGCCAAGCTCCTTGGAAATAAATGTATTAacaattcttgagtttttttaaaggattttttccttttttttttgattttattgtttgttaAAATCGCTTTGAGTCAAACttattcaaaaacattcaaaaaacaaaaaaaaatcaagtttgtgtTTGCAGGGTGatcactcaaatcccatttctaccatctaaaaaaaaatattggcaatttttgtaaacacagtaacttaacatcaaattaaaaaaaaaaatcttcatacattgaaattcattattatgattcagagtagaaacataaacaaaaattccttgaaaaaaaatcgaaaattcaacaatacttataactttcttgttatttttttttaaattggcaaacgtacagtccgaaattaccgaattatcgaattggcaaacgtataatttttgatacttcgtttcaactggaaatggcaaaaagttaaagataactgaatttaaaatttcattcctattttcccacttattttaagcaaaatgtttgaagagacaaattttttaaacaattttgcaataactcaaaaattcttggattatttttttgcgaaaactgaaaatcaagctttatatATAGAAGGTAATttatttacccatactcactaaaaaagttcaagggcaacatttgtaaaaaaatatatttgaaattacttaatgaatttagttaaacaataaaaatatctacaaaaaaaaaaccattgccaaactctagttggaatctgttttcaaatattcaatatatgtgcaaaatgaaatagaatcataactctAAGCTGGGCATTAGgttctttttttcgttttcattaactttacatcttgttgacaaacaaaaattaaaagagaTCATTTGACTCATAAAAGATATTATGGAAATCTGTGTCAACTgcataaaatatttataaagattttgaatgtcttaaacagcttttccatactcaaatatattgaaatagtgaaaagaaccttaaattttaagtaagttactaaagcagaattttaatttaatttcatttgaaaattgtacaaaattattcaagagataaaattaattttgtaacAAGTAAATATGCTTGGAAtttccgacttttcccgactttttgaaaaaaaaaatcataaattcccgactttttcccgatttttggcggattttggccAATTCCCGACTTGAGTAGCCAACCTGGGCCAACCTGAGtcctttgcagaaaaaaaactcaagaattgtCCACAACGAGAGGCGGGAAGGTTctgaaacttcaaaaaaaagtttccacgtgatttatggattgAACCTTATCAAAGCTCCAAATAATCGAGTCTGCACGGAATTCATGTACGATCTTTTATCCCGTATCTAGACCCAGTCTCATGTACCTACTCTTatcgtttcaataaaaataaacgaaaaaagacTAATACAAATTCGATCGAAATTTGTCGATTAGTCGATGGTCGATCGAATTCATACTATCGGGAAATCTCGATCGCAATATTACGATTgagtgcaataatcaccacgaaaGTCTGTTGATACTTACTTCGCCGATAGCTGGTTCACTTTCTTCTCCAGCGTCGTTTTCTCCTTGCCCAGTGCTTGCAGT
Coding sequences:
- the LOC120414438 gene encoding deoxyhypusine hydroxylase; its protein translation is MVQIEESKIADIGRVLNDKDRPLKERFRALFTLKNIGGPSALASIESCFDDESALLKHELAYCLGQMQDRAAIPILAKVLEDVKQEPMVRHEAAEALGAIGASEVEDILVKYSKDPVVEVAETCEIALGRVRWLQNKEQGFVDNNPYASVDPTPPAVTNSVEELQRTLLDETESLFNRYRAMFSLRNLRTQESVLALASGLKGKSALFRHEVAFVLGQLQEECSIPFLAENLRDASENEMVRHECAEALGAIATEECTKILNEYLADEKRVVKESCEVALDMCEYENSPEFQYADTLTKVSH